Proteins encoded within one genomic window of Guyparkeria hydrothermalis:
- a CDS encoding N-acetylmuramoyl-L-alanine amidase produces the protein MNNSTQSAREALALLDAERRRFLRSAIGSGVAAFGLPFAGSAFAARSVAVSRVQAGRHERFTRYVFAISSPVDFDTLLLDNPARAVIDVRSAHLTGASLPSAPDSPVVKGLRAGVRNGHDLRLVFDLKKRARPQIIILPPTDGGDYRLVVDLPHGGGEETVIAERPDVPQQESAAQSGSGAFRDLVVAIDPGHGGKDPGAIGRRGTREKDVVLNIGLQLRDLIAATPGLTPVMTRDDDRYIPLRGRTEIARKHEADLFISVHADAFRLSSAKGASVYCLSQNGASSEAARWLAAKENSADFVGGASLAAHDKDVASVLLDLAQTKTLESSLDFGDRVLQHIDSVAELHKETVQQAGFAVLKSPDIPSILVESAFISNPHEEKRLRSSWYQRKIAESILEGVNSYYTAHAPQGTRYAML, from the coding sequence ATGAACAACTCAACCCAATCTGCCCGTGAAGCGCTCGCCTTGCTGGACGCCGAGCGTCGACGTTTTCTGCGTTCCGCGATCGGAAGCGGGGTAGCCGCCTTCGGCCTGCCGTTCGCCGGTTCGGCGTTCGCGGCGAGGTCGGTGGCGGTCTCGCGCGTCCAGGCCGGGCGCCACGAGCGTTTCACCCGCTATGTATTCGCGATCTCCTCGCCGGTCGATTTCGACACCCTGCTGCTCGACAATCCCGCGCGTGCCGTGATCGACGTGCGTTCCGCGCATCTGACCGGTGCCTCGCTGCCGTCGGCGCCGGACTCGCCGGTGGTCAAGGGGCTGCGGGCCGGCGTGCGCAACGGTCACGACCTGCGTCTGGTATTCGACCTCAAGAAGCGGGCCCGTCCCCAGATCATCATTTTGCCGCCGACCGACGGCGGTGATTATCGGCTCGTGGTCGACCTGCCGCATGGCGGTGGCGAGGAGACCGTAATTGCCGAGCGTCCCGATGTGCCGCAGCAGGAATCCGCGGCGCAATCCGGTTCCGGCGCATTCCGCGACCTGGTGGTCGCGATCGATCCCGGTCATGGCGGCAAGGATCCGGGCGCGATTGGCCGTCGCGGCACCCGCGAGAAGGACGTCGTCCTCAACATCGGTCTGCAACTGCGCGACCTGATCGCCGCCACGCCGGGCCTCACGCCGGTGATGACGCGCGACGACGACCGCTACATTCCCTTGCGCGGGCGCACCGAGATCGCCCGCAAGCACGAGGCGGACCTGTTCATTTCGGTGCACGCGGATGCCTTCCGCCTCTCCTCGGCCAAGGGAGCATCCGTCTATTGCCTGAGCCAGAACGGCGCAAGCTCAGAGGCGGCCCGCTGGCTGGCGGCCAAGGAGAACAGTGCGGATTTCGTCGGTGGGGCGTCGCTGGCGGCTCACGACAAGGACGTCGCCTCGGTGCTGCTCGACCTGGCACAGACCAAGACACTGGAATCCAGTCTCGATTTTGGTGATCGCGTGCTGCAGCACATCGACAGCGTCGCGGAGCTGCACAAGGAAACCGTGCAGCAGGCCGGTTTTGCGGTGCTCAAGTCGCCGGACATTCCCTCGATTCTCGTCGAGAGCGCCTTCATCAGTAATCCGCACGAGGAAAAGCGTCTGCGCAGTTCCTGGTATCAGCGCAAGATCGCCGAATCGATCCTCGAGGGTGTGAACAGCTACTACACGGCACACGCGCCGCAGGGCACCCGTTACGCCATGCTCTGA
- the tsaE gene encoding tRNA (adenosine(37)-N6)-threonylcarbamoyltransferase complex ATPase subunit type 1 TsaE: MATAENRREAQALEQAAVEDLAARLASLAPPAGILSLRGELGAGKSTFARAFLRSLGVTGTIRSPTYTLIEPYDVDAPTGGPARVLHLDLYRLADPEELDYLGLRDELDEALLLIEWLGQAQGELVADLELSLAGESTQPTCRDVVLQAKTPRGEAWMARLGDI, translated from the coding sequence ATGGCGACGGCTGAGAATCGCCGCGAGGCCCAGGCCCTGGAGCAGGCGGCCGTCGAGGATCTGGCTGCCCGCCTGGCTTCCCTGGCGCCACCTGCCGGCATCCTGTCGCTGCGCGGGGAGCTGGGCGCGGGCAAGTCGACCTTCGCGCGGGCCTTCCTGCGCTCGCTGGGTGTCACGGGCACCATTCGCAGCCCCACCTACACGCTGATCGAGCCCTACGACGTCGATGCGCCGACCGGCGGCCCCGCACGGGTATTGCACCTTGATCTCTATCGCCTGGCCGACCCCGAGGAGCTCGACTACCTCGGCCTGCGCGACGAGCTCGACGAGGCCCTGCTGCTGATCGAATGGCTTGGGCAGGCGCAGGGCGAACTGGTCGCCGATCTCGAGCTCTCGCTGGCCGGGGAGAGTACCCAGCCGACCTGTCGCGATGTCGTCCTGCAGGCCAAAACGCCGCGCGGCGAGGCCTGGATGGCGCGGCTAGGCGACATCTGA